TTCTGGGGAAGCTACTCGATCGAAGCCAACGGAAAACTTCTGTATTTCGCTGGAGATACCGGATATTCCGTTCATTTTAAAGAAATTGCAAAGATGTTGGGAAAGCCGATCGACTTAGCCCTGCTTCCCATAGGTGCATACAAACCTAGGTGGTTCATGAAATACGCCCACATAGGACCTGACGAAGCCTTAACTGCCTCCTTAGATCTGAACGCGAGATCCTTCGCGCCTATCCATTGGGGAACCTTTCCTCTCGGAGACGATCTTCCCCAGGAACCCTTAATGGATCTGAAAGGAAAATTGAATTTTCCCGAAATTCCGGATATTAAAGGACTAAACCCCCTCTATACGGGAATTTCTTGGGGGAATAAGAACGGAGTTCGAGTTCTACCTTGGACCATAGGCAGTGGGATAGATTTAGAATAATCAACATTCGGAAAATAAATAGCCGTCCTTTTCTTTCTCTGAATTCTGGTATTTTCACAACGGAGACGACGGTTGTAAGATATGAAAAATATTTTTTTCCCAAAAGTGAATTCAAAACCTTATTTCGCTTATTATATAAGCGCGATTTTCCTAGGGGCTCTGATATGCGTGCCTGGAACAAATGCGAAGGAATCCGATGCACCTACGGTTCCTATGGCAATAGCTGAGGAAAAACCCGAGGAAGACGTATCTAAAACGAAGAAGGCGGAAAGGCGGGTAGACGAACGCAAAGGAACCTGGACATTCCAATGGGGTTACAATCGAACCTCATTTTCCCAAAGCGATATCAACTTCCGGGGTCCCGGGTATCATTTCACTCTCAAAGGGGTGGATGCCAGGGACAAACCGCAAAGCGTGGATTCCAGCTATGTAAACATCAATCTATGGGAAACACCGCAGTTTAACTTCAAATTCGCGTACTACATTACGAATCATTTTTTCATCTCTTTCGGAGAGGATCATATGAAATACGTGATGACTCCCGGTCAGGCCGGGACCATTTCAGGATACATAGATCCGTTGGCGATCCAACGAGCACGGTTCGGGACTTCTCCGGAATCCGCCGTTTATCTCTATACCTTTCCGAATAACCTGAACCAGTTCGCCGGATACCACGGTGGAGGGCAGACTGTCAATATCACTCCGGATTTTTTGAAATTCGAACATACCGACGGATTGAATTTCTTCTTCATCGAACCCGGTTTTACGAATTCCTTCTGGGTTTCCAAGGACGGACAACACGCATTCAGCTTGGTAGGTTCCGCCGGCGGTGGGCCGGTGGTTTGCCGTAGCGATGTCCGTCTTTTCGGAGAAGGAAAGAACAATCACTTCCACTTGTCCGGTTACGGAGTCACGGCGTATGTCGGAACAAGACTCGACTTCTTCCGTTCCTTCTTTATCGAAATCGGAGGAAGAGGGGGATACATAGATCTTACGAACATCCTTACCAACGGTAGAAGTAAAGACAGAGCGACCCAGAATTTCGATTTTATGGAACTGATCGGGTCGGCAGGTATCAATTTTTAAGGAAGGGATCCGATTTGATTTCCGGTCTGCAAGGTTCTATTCGTAAATTGGAAGTGAATACCGTTCATTTGGACGTACAATCGATCACTTACGAAATTACAATTTCCTTTAAAACGTATCTGGAATTAAAGGAGAACTTTAAGGCCGAAAAAAAGGACGTGAGACTGCACATCTACCATTCGATGACCGAGCGGGGGCAGCGCCTCTTCGGTTTTCTTCACGAACGGGACAAGGAATTTTTTAAAGTGATCAAAGGATTGCACGGGATAGGAGAAATGACCGCCTTAAAAGTGCTTTCCTTCTTCACCCCTTGGGAATTGTACGGAATCGTCTCTTCCGGCCAGGCCAAAGATCTGGAAAAAATTCCCAAAGTTCGGTCCAAAACCTCGGAAAAGATCTTTTTCGAGGTGAAGCAGAATAAGAAAAAATTAGAACTTTTTTTGGAGGGAACTCCCACGGATCCGATTCCCTCGGAATTCGGACCGAGTGTCCTTCCCTCTCCTGCAGACCGCTTCAAGGAAACCGCAATCCAAGCATTAGTTCAGCTCGGGTTCGACGATAAATCCGCTGCAAAAGAAGTCGAAAAACACCTCAAAAAACAATCGTTTACCGACACCGGCGAGCTCATCCGGGAAATCTTAAAAAACCTTTGATCCTCAAATTCCGATAGATATAAAGCCCGGACTCCAAATCATCCCCAATCCGAAATACCTACCAAAGAGACAGAATCCCCCGACCTGGAACCCCTTCCTAGCCCCCCCTTTTTCAAAAATCGACAGGAGGAAAAGAAATGAGTTGACAAAATAGTTCAAATTCAAAGCATTAAAACATGAATCATTTCCCTTCTTGATAAGGAAAATGATAGGAGAAGAAACAATGTTAGAAGCGCTTCTTTCCACAAAGGAAGACTTAGTTCCTTTTTTACTTCGGATTATTTTGGCCGTGGTGATCTTTCCCCATGGAGCCCAAAAACTTTTCGGATGGTTTGGCGGTTACGGCTTCAAAGGCACATACGGATATATGACGCAGCAGGCAGGACTTCCTGGAATCATAGCGGTTTTGGTGATTTTAGGAGAATCTTTCGGATCGGTCACCTTGCTACTCGGATTCTTAACTCGTTTTTCCGCGATTAGCATCGGCATCATTCTATTGGGAGCAACCCTTCTCGTCCACAGACAACATGGATTTTTCATGAACTGGTTCGGGGCACAGCAAGGAGAAGGTTACGAATACCATATTCTTGGAATCGGAATTGCTGTCGTTCTCGGGATTACCGGCGGCGGAATCTATTCCTTGGATCTTTGGCTCCAGGGATTGCTCTAACGAGAAAGTTCGGAAAATCGCTTCGGAAAATTCCGTTGCGGGCATTGGGGTCTCCCCGCCCTTCCTGGGCGGGGGCCGGTGTGGCGGCACCCTCGAAGCGGCGGACCGAACGCGTATAGCACATGCTTTCCCCAAAAGAAAGTTCTTTTTAAAAAATTCTCTGGCGGAGCTCCTGCAACAAGGAAAACTGAAGAAAGGCTTACGAAAACATCCTGTTTCTGATCGACATTTCCAGGATTCTCCCAAGAGCCCACTTCCCTACCGGAACATGAGCGCGGGCCAAAACCCATATCCGGGAGCTCCTGCAGCACCGACTCGATCCTAAGCATCTCACTCCCGATTCCTGGCACCTAATAACGATAGACAGGAAATTCCGGGCGAAAATCCTTAGAAAAAGCGATTTTGTATCCATTCATCAACCCCAATAAAAAGGCCAATGCATGAAAATTCACGAGTACCAGGCGAAAGAAATCCTGAGACGCCATAACGCGAAGGTTCCCTTCGGCGTAGTTATCGATCAAAAATCAGACGGAGCAAAAGCATACGACGAAGTTTCCGGAAAAACCGGAACTCCAGTCGTTGTTGTGAAAGCTCAGATTCACGCCGGAGGGCGTGGAAAAGGCGGAGGAGTCAAGGTAACCAAAACCAAAGAAGACGCCCTCGCCGCAGTCGATAAGATCCTAGGAATGCAATTGGTAACTCCTCAAACCGGACCGGAAGGCAAAAAAGTCCTCAAAGTCTATTTGGAGCAGGGAATTAATATCGCAAAAGAATATTATATAAGTGTCCTGCTGGACCGTTCCATTCGCAAGACCATCATTATGGCGTCTACCGAAGGAGGAATGGAGATCGAAGAAGTTGCGGAAACCCATCCGGAAAAAATCCTGAAAATCGCCGTTGATCCGGGAATCGGACTGCAACCGAACCAGGCTTCCCAACTCGCTTTCGACCTCGGCTTGCCAGCCGAATCCCACAAATCCTTTAAGGCTCTTTTGACTTCCATATACCAGGCATACATCAAAGAAGACGCCTCCCTCTTGGAAATCAATCCTCTGATTTTGACGAAAGAAAACGAAATTATCGCCGGAGATTGCAAGATCGACTTGGACGAAAACGCTCTTTTCCGCCACCAAGATAACGCGGCTTTCAGAGATATCTCCGAAGAAGATCCGCTCGAAGTAAAGGCCAGCGAATACAATATCAATTACGTAAAACTGGACGGAAACATCGGTTGTATGGTCAACGGAGCCGGATTGGCGATGGCGACCATGGACATCGTAAAATTGGCCGGAGCGGAGCCCGCTAACTTTCTAGACGTGGGCGGTGGAGCGAACGTAACTACGGTTACGAACGGATTTAAACTCATCCTCGGAGATCCGAACGTAAAAGGAATTTTCGTAAATATTTTCGGCGGGATCGTACGTTGCGACAGAGTAGCAAACGGAATCATCGAAGCCGCAAAAGCGGTAAACATCAACGTTCCGTTGGTGGTGCGCCTAAAAGGAACGAACGCGGAAGAAGGAAAACGGATTTTGAATGAATCCGGCTTGAACATCATCGCGGAAGAAGACCTACGCACTGCGGCCAAGAAAGTGGGCCAATCGATTCAATAAGGAAACGGACAAAAAGGTTATAATCAAGAATGGCAGTATTAGTAGATAACAATACCCGAGTCGTAGTCCAGGGAATCACGGGAAAAGAAGGATCTTTTCACGCAACCCAAATGCTGGAATACGGTACGAACGTAGTCGCAGGTGTGACCCCCGGAAAAGGAGGCACAACCACTGATTTGGCAGGCAAGGCGGTTCCCGTATTTAACAGCCTCAAAGATGCGATTGCAAAAGAAGGTGCCAACGCCTCCATTATTTTCGTCCCCCCTCCCTTTGCGGCGGACGCGATCTTAGAAGGAATTTTTAACGAAATCCCTCTGGTCGTTTGTATTACGGAAGGCATTCCTACCCATGACATGCTCAAAGTGTACAGCGCTCTTCGCAGTTCCAAAACCCGTTTGATCGGACCGAACTGTCCGGGGATCATCTCTCCGAAATATAGCGTAAAAATGGGAATCATGCCCGGATTTATCCACCAAGCTGGAAATATCGGAATCGTTTCTCGCTCCGGAACCTTGACTTACGAATCCGTAGCGCAGTTAAGCCAGCATGGACTGGGACAATCCACCGTAATCGGAATCGGAGGGGACCCTGTTCCCGGAATGAACCACACCGAAGCGATCAAACTTTTGAACGAGGATTCCGAAACCAAAGGGATCGTCATGATCGGAGAAATCGGCGGAACCTCGGAAGAAGAAGCGGCAGCTTATATCAAAAACAACGTGAAAAAACCCGTCGTAGGGTTTATCGCAGGCCAAACGGCTCCACCGGGCAAAAGGATGGGGCACGCGGGAGCGATTATCAGCGGTGGAATGGGAACGGCATCATCCAAAATGAAAGCCATGACCGAAGCGGGCATCCATGTCTGCCAATCCATCGCCGAAGTGGGCGAAAAAATGAAGAAAGCGATCGGTTAATACCGGTCTAAATTCGGGATCAGAATCGGAGGTCTACATGAACCAGCGCCAAAAAAATTCGAAACGTTCTTCCCTCGGCTTGGCCGGTCGGGTTTTCGCGTATGGAACGATTCTGATCCTATCCCAACTCGGGATTTCCGCCCAAACGGTCACGAAGCAGTTGAAGCTTTCCACAGAGGAAACGGTAAAACGTTCCCTGGAAAGCAACTTCAACCTGCAGAATCTTCGTTATGAATTGGTAAAATCGGATTCCGGTTTTTTAAAGTCCGAATCCAAGTATTCTTGGAAAATCGTGAGCGATAACTCCTTCAACCAGACGATCTTACCGTTCAACCAAAACAACGTCTTTACCGGTAACAAAATCTCGAACGATACGATCAAGGGCGGGATCGAAAAGACCATCCGGACCACAGGGACATATTTCAAACTCGAAGCGGGAAACACCCGATTCGACTCCAACGCGTTCGAGGACAAGAGCAACCCGTTTACCGCGAGTTTCTCCGGATTAGGCCTTCCCCCTTTGTATACCGGCTTTATCCGACTCACCTTTAGCCAGGATCTGCTGAAGAACTCCTTCGGATTACAAAGCCGGAACGAGGAAAAAATCCTGACCAAGCAGGGAGAAATCGCGAGAAACCAGGTTTCTCAGCAGATTTCACAAGCGATCGTGGACGCACTCCTGGACTTTTGGGATTATTCCATCAAATTGCATTCTCTAAAAACGTACAGGAAACTTCAAGAAAACGTAAAAGACATACGTAACCTCACCATGCGTAAGCAAAGCTTGGGATTGTCCGAATCCTTCGAGGTAAACCAATGGAATTCCCTTCTGGCCCAGGCGGATAGCCAGTTGGAAACCGCAATCGTGCAAAAGGACGAAGCGAAGAGAAAGCTGGCTCGTAACTTAAGACTGGACGATAATACCGAACTTTCGGAAGAAACCGACCTCTTAGAAGACATACCTTCCAAGCCGGATTATACCGCGGACCTCACGGTCGCGTATCAAAAAAGAGCGGATTACCAAAACGCTCTCCGACAAAAGGAAATTGCGGAAGTTCTCTTAAAGAACGCAAAGAACGACCAGCTTCCTAGCTTGACGGTTTCCGGTTATGCGGCTTCCCAAGCACAGACCCTCGTTTCTCCGGAAAAAAACTATAGCGATCCGGCGGATGGGGTCGGCTCCTTAAAATACAAGGATTACCAGACCAAGGTGGCTCTCTCTTATCCGATCTTCGACAAAGGAGTGTATGCCGGTCGCCGGGATTCCGAGATCGGAGTAAAGCAAGCCAATCTTCAGGAACTGGATATCAAGAATCAAGTGCGGGACGATGTCCGCACCAGGATCGATTCCCTCGAAGCGAGCTACCGGATTTATAAGAATTCCATCATTACGGAACGGGAATCGCAGAATTATTACAACGGAGTTCTAAGATCTTTCCGCCAAGGAAGGATGGATGCCGTTTCCGTAAAAAACGCATTGGACACTCTGGTAAGAGACCAACTCAGCCTGACCCAAGCGAAAGTGAACTTCAATATCGATCTGATGCGTTATTACATCGCGAAAAATACTTTGTTGGAACGCTTCGATTTGGACGTGGACAAACTACTTCCGAATCTTCAATAAACTGGAAGAACCGAAACCACTTTTGAAGCGCGGATTTTTCCTTTCACTCTTCGGGATCGCGGCCCTTATCCTTCTGATCGTCTTGGCTTGGAAGTTTTGGCCCAAGCCTTCGGACACGATCTACGAGAATTTTAAAAAAGGAAAATGGGAAAAAGTGGTCCGTTCCGTAGGAACTCTTTCCGAACCTTCTCCTTACGATCTATTCTACGCTTCCCAGTCCCTTGTCTCCTTCAACTCCGAGCTCAAAAAATTGGAACCCGCGGAACAAAACAAGGAAGCGACCCGATTCTCTAATATTACAAAAATCGGATTCCTTTCCGTAGGAGAAGGTGCCGGCTTTCCTGTCTTCGAGGACGTTTTTTTAACCAAGCTCCCGCGCGGGGGATTTTTACGGGAAAAAGCTCTGGCGTTCCGACTGGAATCCGCGTCCGATTGGGAAGAAGAATCGAATTTTCTAAAATACCTGAAGGAATTCCTAAAATCCGATCCTCTCGTTCTCGGTGCGAAATATTCGGTTACACTTAGGAAAGCTCTAAAGCGTGAAATTCCTCTGACCGAACCGGACAAAAAGGAAGCCGAAGAGCGACTCGGATTTTTGAGCTCGCAGGAAGATTCCGTATTTTTTACGGGAAGACTGAAAAACACCGGAGAAAACACCAACCTTCGGACCGGGCCCGGAACGGAGAACCCTGGCCGCGCCCGATTGAAAAAAAATCTGACTCTGTACGTGTTGGATAGGGATCCTCGTTCGGAAACGATCGGAGGGAAAAAAGGAAATTGGCTTCAGATCTATGTTCCCGAACTCTCCGTCACCGGTTGGATTTTCTCCACCTTTACGGCGGAAGATCCCTATCCTCAGGAAAAAGCGGAGGCCATGTTGGCCGGATTTTCGCAGTCGGAAAAAAGTACAGCATGGGATTTCGCGTTCTGGGAGCCGAACCAACCGCCGCCCGGATTTCACGGAGAATATTTGAAAACCGACAAGATCGCACTCGATGGAGATTACGGAATCGTACTATATAGATCCCAAAACGGAAAATATACGGAGATCTGTAGATTGGTCGAAGAACCCTTCCGTTCCCTGGAATTTGTCTCAGCCAGCCTCAGCGGAGAAGAGCCTGTTCCTATCTTTCGACTTTATGCCGGACAACCTGGATCCTGGAAGCCCGGATTTCAGATCGACTTGGAACGGGATAGCATTTCGATTAACAGAAATAGATACGTTACGGGAAATTCCTCCGGCAAACGCCGTTTCCGGATCGCGATTTCATCTTCGAACTCCGGATCCGCCTCGGCCTCTCTGCTCCTCGGAGAAACCGTGGCATTGCAAGGGATCCGCCCGGAAGAGGATTTTTCTCCGGAGGAAGAGACCCGATACAAACTTTGCCTTCTTCAACCGGAAAAACGTTCCGATTCCAATCTAGCGGCCTTTCGGTTCGAATTTCATTTCTAAGGGCAGGAATTATATTAGGAGATTCAACTATGCCTACTTACGACTACCGCTGCAAAAACTGCGGCCAAACTTTCGAATACTTCCAATCCATGAAGGACGATCCGATCAAGACCTGTATCCTTTGCGGTAAAGGGGAAGTCGAGCGTCTGATCTCGAACGGAGGTGGAATCATCTTCAAGGGTTCCGGATTCTACGTCACGGATTATAAATCTTCCGGGAATTCCTCTAACTCTTCTAACTCCTCCAATTCCTCGTCCGGTTCGTCCGAATCCTCCGGCTGAACTTGGGCCGTTTAGGAATTTTAGCGGGAGGAGGAGACCTTCCGCAAATCGGAATGCGCGAAGCCTTAGCGGCCGGAGAAGATCCGCTGTTTCTTTCCATCGCGGAATCGGATTTTACTCCCGGCGACTATCCGGACCGGGTCGTACCCATTCGCATCGCGAAGATAGGAGGATTGTTAAAATCCTGTAAAGCGAACGGAATCGATCGCCTCCTTCTATTAGGAAAGGTCAAAAAGGAAATCATATTCAAAAGTATGAATTTCGATCTGAAAGCCATCGCTTTATTGGCGAGAATGGTAAACCGGCACGATTATTCCATTTTCAAAACGGTGGCCGAAGAATTCGAAAAAGAAGGGATCCGGATCCTCTCCCAAAAAACGTATCTGAAATCTCTTCTTCTCCCGCAAGGTAGGTATACGAAAAAAGCCTTGGACAAAAGACAGTTGGCCGATGTGGAATTCGGAATGGAATATGCGGAGAAAATCGCTCATTTGGACATAGGCCAGACGGTCGTCGTATTGGATAAGTCCGTATTGGCGGTGGAAGCCGTGGAAGGAACGGATTTGGCGATTCGACGCGGAGGCTCCTTTGCCAAAAAGGACAAGGCGGTCGTATGTAAAAGTTCCAAACCTAGCCAGGATGACCGGTTCGATCTTCCCACCGTTGGCGTGGAAACCCTGAAAACGATGAAGGAAAGCGACTGCGAAATCCTCTCCTTGAGGGAAGGAGAAACCATCGTGGTGGATCCTCCGGAATTTATTCGCCTTGCCGAAAAACTAAAAATACATATCTTGAGTATCGGCCGTGGTAACCTCTCGAAAATCAATAGCACCCAAAAAAGACTCCCCGAAATCCAAAAAGTCCCCCGCAAAGCCTAGAGTTGGCGCGGGGGATTGGAGCCTCGATTCGTCACCCTCCTTCTTATTTTTAGCCGGAGAACATTCGGGGGATCTACTCGGAGGAGAACTCATCCACGAGTTGAAAAAGACCTACCCCGACTCCCCCTTTTTCGGAGTAGGCGGACCTAGGATGATAGAAGAAGGATTCGACTCCATCGAAAACATGGAGGAGCTCTCTGTGATCGGATTCACCGCAGTGCTGTTCAAATATAAGTTCCTGAAATCTCTGATGGAAAAGATCGTAGAAGAAGCTACGTCCCGCTCCTGCACTCATGCGGTCCTTGTCGATTATCCCGGATTCAACCTAAGATTAGCCCGCAAACTGAAGGCATTGGGAATCAAAGTGATCTTCTATGTTTCTCCCCAGCTTTGGGCTTGGAAATTCGATCGGATCTATGGGATCCAGGAATGCGTGGACTTGATGCTCGTCCTTTTCCCTTTCGAAAAGGAACTGTACGATAAATACGGAGTAAGAAGCGTTTTCGTCGGACACCCGATCGCTCAGAGAATCAAGGAGAAGATCAAGAAAGAAGCGGTTTTTCCGGAAACCGGAGAAAACAAACCTTCCTCTACGTACATCGTCACGCTTATGCCCGGTTCCAGAAGCGGAGAGATCCGACGCATCCTGCAAACGCTTTTACAGACCGCAAAATTGCTTCATGAAGCTTTGGAAAAAGAAAAGAAACATGTCCGCTTCCTAATCCCGAATATCAACGCGAAAGAGGAGGAGTTTATCCTTCGTTCCATCGAAAAAATCTCGGCCCTTTCCCCGAACTTGAACGTGGAGTACAGTTTCGATCGATCGTTAAGGGCGATAGAGGCTGCGGATTTGGTCTTGGTGGCTTCCGGAACTGCGACTCTGGAAGTGGTCTATTTCGAAAAGCCGATGATCATCCTCTATAAAGTCAGCTTTCTGACCTACTTCATCGCTTCGCAGGTGATTCGGACTCCGTACATAGGTTTGGTGAACATCCTTTCCGGTAGGGAGACTGCGCGGGAATTGATACAAGCGGAATGTACTCCCGAAATGGCCTTCGAAGAATCCTTAGCCATCCTAAAGAATAAAAAATACAGACACGCAATGATAGAGGATATCGCCTCCGTAAAACGATCCTTAGGCGACGAACCTACTTCTAAAAATGCGGCAAAAGCCGTCGTTCATTTCATTAAGGAAAAACGCACCGCCGGCTAAGGAACATGATCGGAATCATTCCGGAACGCAGATCTCTCTTGTTTCCCGGAACTTGGAATAGAACGGGACCGAGCTGATCGTAAAAGCGGAATCGCTGGAAGCGGTTTGAGTGAAACCCGTGACGGAATAACGAAGATCGGAATTTTCTTCCCCGTAGGCGTTTCCGGTCCCGTTGAAATTTCCGGATTTCCAGACTAGGTTTTTCAACATGGGATTTCCGGGATCTCCGTATTCGAATTGCATATCGAATCCCGGTTGCAACGGAAGAGGAAAATTCGCATTCCCGCTCCAATGTACGCCCTTAAAAAGGACTTCCTGCAGATTCATATAAAAATGATCGCGAAAGTCCAGGAAATTATTTCCGAAGAACCGAATCGTTCCCTTGGTGGAAATTTTCTCGGGAGTCAGATCCTTTCCGCAGAATCTAAAGGAGGCGAGTTTCCACGGAAGATCGCTCCCTTCGAATTCGAAATTGAAATACGGGTTATCGCTTCCGTAGGTAAAATAGGAAGAGATCTTACCTTCCCCGACTCCCGACAATTTTCCTTCCAATCTAGATTGAGATGGCGCGAACTTGAGATTTAGAGCCAAAACCCCCAAATTCGGAAGGTCGGATTTCAGACGCATCTCCTTCGCATCTACCTTGAGATTTCCGGTGGAAAACTCCAGGAAGTATTTATATACCGGCGTGCGAACGAAATGAATTTCCGGGATCAGTTTCTCCATTCTGGTGCGGACTTCTTCCCTCACCTCCTGCCTCATCCGTTTGTACCAAGGAAGATAATTCTCCAACACGATGGAATCCGTTTTCAACTCGGTGTCGAAATCCCCCTGAACCTGATAATACGGAGTGCCGTCCCCCTTAAAAGCCTTGCGAAACCCAGCTTTGCCTCGCGAAGTCCAGCGAGCAGGAAAACCGAATTGGGAGCCGATCATTTCCATACGGAAAGAACCGTTCCGATCCCAATTTAGATTTCCTTCTTTCACCTCAAGATCCAGTTCCGGATCTTTCCAACGGAAATGCTTCAGAGTAAATCCGCTTTCTAGCTGGACCCAATCGTTGGAATTACCGGTTTCTTTTCCCTTGCAAAGTAACCTTAGGCTCCCTCCGAAAGACTCTAATTGCTCGGAAATCGGTAAAAAATCGCGAACCCTATCCAAGTCGGACACGTCCAGTTTCAATTCCCAATTTCTCAATCCCTTGGTCCCTTTTTCGCGGGAAAATTCCAACGAATCTTCGTTATTTAAAAGTTTATGATATTCTTTATATGTTCCTTCTTTCCCGTTGGAACGAGCCCATTCGTGTTCGAGAGATACGTTTCTCCATTCCCACGGCTCCTCCTTAAGAGGAAGTTCTTGCATGACGATTCCGCTTACCGCGGAAAATTCGGTCTTTCCATTTCCCTTTAAAATTCCGTCCTCCACTTCCAGAAACGCTTTGCCGGAGATGCGGCCGTTCTGCGGTAAAAAAGGGGACAGCTCGGAATACAATCCGCCGATCGCTTTCGCTCTTGCGTTCCTAAAATCCAAAGCCAAAGACATCCCTTTGGATCCGACGTCGGTGGAGAAAGTACCGTTTACGTAACGCAACCCGGGCCAAGGAAATACGGAGTCCGAAATTCCGACGGAGATCCGATTTCCGTCCTTTCGAATCAAAAAATCCACTCCCCTCACCTCTTCCAGAAGAACCTTTCCTCCTCTAACCAAAGTCACTGTGGTGTTTTCGAGCAGGATTTCCGGGATATTGATCTTATGGATATAGCCTAGGATTTCTCCCGAAATACGATCTTCCAGATCCAGGTAAATCTGTGCGTTTCTGACTCGGATCGCCTTCACCGAAGGGGTCCCTTTCCAAAGTCCGCGCAAAACCAATTCGATCTTATTTGCCCTCAGGATCAGATGCTGCGCCGCAAAATCTCCCTCGCTCGAAATCTTGAGATCTTCTATAAAAACGTGGTTCGGAAATTCGAACTCTACGACTCCCAAAGCTACGGCTCTTCCCAGCTCGCCGTTGATGAAATTTCGGGAAAGCTCCTTGATTCCTCTCAGATCCAAAACTCGGTGTACAAAATACCATTCCGCTCCTTCCTTAACGGCAACGGATAAAAGAAGAAGCGTCACTACAAGAACGGATATCTTGCGGAAGTACGGCTGCTCCGCGACCGTCTTTGCGCGAAGATACAATATTCTGGAATACTTATAAATATAAAATGGGACCGGAATCTGAAACTCGATTCGGTCCCTTTTGATAAACGGATTTTTAGGAAACGGAAACGAAAACCGGATTATCGCGGTAGGAGTTGCGCGATCTTTTCCGAAGTCTCCCGTAGAACGGCGCTCTCTGGATATTTCTGCAATCCTTCTTCCAGAACCATCTGGCATCTTTTGTATTCCTTAATCCGATAGAAGCTGACGACGACGGTCTCATAATAGAATAGATCCTTCTCGAAATTCTTATCTCTGGCAGCGCGCCCGAGAATCCCGAGAGCTTGGCCGTATTTCTCGTCTTCGAAATAAGCTTTGGCCCACATCTTTCTGCGGTTCGTAGATTCGAAATCCCTGTCTATATTATCGGATTTACGAAAGTGAACGATTGCATTTCCGTA
The genomic region above belongs to Leptospira fletcheri and contains:
- the sucD gene encoding succinate--CoA ligase subunit alpha; translation: MAVLVDNNTRVVVQGITGKEGSFHATQMLEYGTNVVAGVTPGKGGTTTDLAGKAVPVFNSLKDAIAKEGANASIIFVPPPFAADAILEGIFNEIPLVVCITEGIPTHDMLKVYSALRSSKTRLIGPNCPGIISPKYSVKMGIMPGFIHQAGNIGIVSRSGTLTYESVAQLSQHGLGQSTVIGIGGDPVPGMNHTEAIKLLNEDSETKGIVMIGEIGGTSEEEAAAYIKNNVKKPVVGFIAGQTAPPGKRMGHAGAIISGGMGTASSKMKAMTEAGIHVCQSIAEVGEKMKKAIG
- the ruvA gene encoding Holliday junction branch migration protein RuvA — its product is MISGLQGSIRKLEVNTVHLDVQSITYEITISFKTYLELKENFKAEKKDVRLHIYHSMTERGQRLFGFLHERDKEFFKVIKGLHGIGEMTALKVLSFFTPWELYGIVSSGQAKDLEKIPKVRSKTSEKIFFEVKQNKKKLELFLEGTPTDPIPSEFGPSVLPSPADRFKETAIQALVQLGFDDKSAAKEVEKHLKKQSFTDTGELIREILKNL
- a CDS encoding DoxX family protein; the encoded protein is MLEALLSTKEDLVPFLLRIILAVVIFPHGAQKLFGWFGGYGFKGTYGYMTQQAGLPGIIAVLVILGESFGSVTLLLGFLTRFSAISIGIILLGATLLVHRQHGFFMNWFGAQQGEGYEYHILGIGIAVVLGITGGGIYSLDLWLQGLL
- a CDS encoding FmdB family zinc ribbon protein; the protein is MPTYDYRCKNCGQTFEYFQSMKDDPIKTCILCGKGEVERLISNGGGIIFKGSGFYVTDYKSSGNSSNSSNSSNSSSGSSESSG
- a CDS encoding SH3 domain-containing protein; translation: MKRGFFLSLFGIAALILLIVLAWKFWPKPSDTIYENFKKGKWEKVVRSVGTLSEPSPYDLFYASQSLVSFNSELKKLEPAEQNKEATRFSNITKIGFLSVGEGAGFPVFEDVFLTKLPRGGFLREKALAFRLESASDWEEESNFLKYLKEFLKSDPLVLGAKYSVTLRKALKREIPLTEPDKKEAEERLGFLSSQEDSVFFTGRLKNTGENTNLRTGPGTENPGRARLKKNLTLYVLDRDPRSETIGGKKGNWLQIYVPELSVTGWIFSTFTAEDPYPQEKAEAMLAGFSQSEKSTAWDFAFWEPNQPPPGFHGEYLKTDKIALDGDYGIVLYRSQNGKYTEICRLVEEPFRSLEFVSASLSGEEPVPIFRLYAGQPGSWKPGFQIDLERDSISINRNRYVTGNSSGKRRFRIAISSSNSGSASASLLLGETVALQGIRPEEDFSPEEETRYKLCLLQPEKRSDSNLAAFRFEFHF
- the sucC gene encoding ADP-forming succinate--CoA ligase subunit beta, which codes for MKIHEYQAKEILRRHNAKVPFGVVIDQKSDGAKAYDEVSGKTGTPVVVVKAQIHAGGRGKGGGVKVTKTKEDALAAVDKILGMQLVTPQTGPEGKKVLKVYLEQGINIAKEYYISVLLDRSIRKTIIMASTEGGMEIEEVAETHPEKILKIAVDPGIGLQPNQASQLAFDLGLPAESHKSFKALLTSIYQAYIKEDASLLEINPLILTKENEIIAGDCKIDLDENALFRHQDNAAFRDISEEDPLEVKASEYNINYVKLDGNIGCMVNGAGLAMATMDIVKLAGAEPANFLDVGGGANVTTVTNGFKLILGDPNVKGIFVNIFGGIVRCDRVANGIIEAAKAVNINVPLVVRLKGTNAEEGKRILNESGLNIIAEEDLRTAAKKVGQSIQ
- a CDS encoding TolC family protein → MNQRQKNSKRSSLGLAGRVFAYGTILILSQLGISAQTVTKQLKLSTEETVKRSLESNFNLQNLRYELVKSDSGFLKSESKYSWKIVSDNSFNQTILPFNQNNVFTGNKISNDTIKGGIEKTIRTTGTYFKLEAGNTRFDSNAFEDKSNPFTASFSGLGLPPLYTGFIRLTFSQDLLKNSFGLQSRNEEKILTKQGEIARNQVSQQISQAIVDALLDFWDYSIKLHSLKTYRKLQENVKDIRNLTMRKQSLGLSESFEVNQWNSLLAQADSQLETAIVQKDEAKRKLARNLRLDDNTELSEETDLLEDIPSKPDYTADLTVAYQKRADYQNALRQKEIAEVLLKNAKNDQLPSLTVSGYAASQAQTLVSPEKNYSDPADGVGSLKYKDYQTKVALSYPIFDKGVYAGRRDSEIGVKQANLQELDIKNQVRDDVRTRIDSLEASYRIYKNSIITERESQNYYNGVLRSFRQGRMDAVSVKNALDTLVRDQLSLTQAKVNFNIDLMRYYIAKNTLLERFDLDVDKLLPNLQ